CGTTCTAGCCGTTGCCGCACCGGCTCTTAATTCCAACTCATTAACGGGATTGTACGCAAAATTAAAGGCGGCAGTTTTAAATCTGTTTTCATCTTTATCGCCGCTGTTGTTTATATGACGAATCCCGTCGCTGTTTTGCGCTTCACCGCTTGCACTTATCGAGAATTTTTCGTCACTGTGACCCAAGTAAAAAGAGCCGTCCGTTTTGCCGTAACTTCCGCCGTAAAATATGACCTCTTTGTCGTTGTTCTTTTTGGTAGTGATGTTTATAACACCGGCATTTGCCCCGTCACCGCTAACAACTATACCGCCGGACTTTATAATCTCTATTTTTTCGATAGAATCCGGTGAAATGGCGCTTAGAAGAGGTGCTACCATATCGATATTGTTGATTTTTCTGCCGTTAAGCGTTACTACGATGTTTTGGTAGCCGTCACCTATGCCGTATCCCCTCATATCCAGCTTTTGAGAAAACGGGTTTCCGTAAGAGGGCATCGTGCTAACTGAAGTTTGCTGATTTAAAAACTCATAAAGATTTTGAGCATGAGCTTTTTGGATATCATCCGCCGTATAGACCTCTACTGCATCGGTTGATTTTAATTCATCCGTTTTTATAGCCGTTGAGGTGATATCCAATGGTTTTAGCTCAATATTTTGAGCGACTAATATGGTTGAAGCCAGTAGTGATAAAAGTATCTTTTTTTTCATTGTTATTTTCCGTAATTATTATTTTTGTTATTGAGATTGCTTCGCTGCGCTCGCAATGACAAGTACAGTCATTCAGACTGCCGCGTCACTTCGTTCCTCGCAGTGACGGTACTTGTCATTGCGAACGACTCTCTCTCGTCATTGCGAGCGTAGCGCGGCAATCTCATTTCACCTGTCATTGCGAGCTTCTGCAAGAAGTGCGGCAATCTTTTTTGGTTAAATCAATAACAACGGCGGAGAGATAGCGTTGTTTAGGTTTTTAAAGTAGTTAAGATTTAGTTTTTGAAAAGGGTAGAGTTGCAGCGTTTTTTTTGTGCGTTTAAAGTAGTAACGGTTGCAATGGCAAGGTTTTAAAGAGAGTTCTAGCGTGCAAAGTGTGGCGGCGAGTTCCTCTTCTTCCAGTTCTGCATCAAGTTCATCGCTTGAAAAATTTAACATATGAAAGCTTTGCACTCTTGACTCATTTGCATTTAGCGTAACTTGGTTAGAAGTTGCAGTAATCGCTCTTAGCGTAAAGTAGTTTTTGCCAAAGCCTTTTGGAAGTTTCACAAGTATCTCACATATTAATTTTTCGAAAGTATAACAAATATTATTTAAAACTATTTCTAGAAATGGGAATAATCTTAAATCATTGTGTATAATAGTGCTATAAAAAACGCTAGACGGTAGTGTAAAATAGATTCCAAATGACCGAAAGAAATACCCTTGTGGTACAAGTTTGCCAATGACGAGATTTCTGATTTTTCGTCATCCTGAACTTGATTCAGGATTCGAGATGTTTGAGTTTTCGTCATCCTGAACTTGATTCAGGATCTAAGTTTTGCGAGAAAAACAGTTAAATGAGGAGTTAAAAAATACAAATGAATAATTCTCTAACCAAAAAACATGCGTTTATTGTCTCTATAATTTACTTTGCGGTTAGTGTGCTTTGGATAACTTTATCTGATGCTGCCGTTGCATTTTTAACAAACGATGCAGATAAAATCACTATACTGCAAACATATAAGGAATGGTTTTTTGTTTCTCTGACTGCCGTAGTTATATTTTTCTTAAGTTCCAAGTTTTTTAACACCATACATCTGCAATGCATACAAAGTTTTGAACAAAATGAAAAATATAAAAAAACAAAAAGAAGTCTTGAGCAAACCAAAGAGATTGTAGCAGCTTCTCAAACCGAACTCTCAAAGTATGAAACGCTTTTAACTACGATTATTAACAACTCTCCAGATGCCGTATTTGCAAAAGATCTGGACGGAAAATATATACTTTTTAACGATACTGCATTAAAAATGGTAAATATGACATCAGATGAGGTTTTAGGAAAGAGTGATGAGATGATTTTCACACCCGAAGACTCCCTTAAACTAAAAGAGGATGACAGAGCCGTTACGGCAAGCGGCAGGGCAATTATAAAAGAAGAAGAGATAGTAACGAATGACGGTATTAGAAAAACTTTTTTGATTACAAAAGGTACTCTTTTAGATAAAGAGGATAAAACATTCGGAATATTTGGGATATCAAAAGATATTACCGCTCAAAAAAAATATGAACGATATCTTTTAGAATCTAAAGATAAGTTTTATAATATTTCACATATAAATTTAGTGACCAATTTGCCAAATAGACTGCATATCAGCGAAGTTTTAACCGAAAAATGTTTAGAAAACCCTCCTTTTTATCTTATCCTTTTTGATCTTGACGAGTTTAAAATAGTTAATGACTCATACGGTCACCGTTTTGGAGACAAGCTCCTTTTTGAAATCTCTAAAGTTCTTAAAGAAGTTTTTGACTCTACGGCTTTTATAGCCTGTATGGGCGGTGACGAGTTTGGAATCATCGTAAACTCAAGCGACAAAGAAGAGATACTTGTTTTAATGCAGAAACTGCACGATAAGCTTAGCAAGCCTTTTAAAATAGATTTGATAGATGTTTATATTACGGCAAGCTCCGGTATCTGTGCTTATCCTGATGACGCTAAAAGTATGGAGGAACTGTATCAAGCGGCAGACACGGCGATGTATAATGCTAAAAAAATGGGTAAAAATAGATTTAGCTTTTATAATGCCGAATTTAAAAAAGAGGCTGTAGCTTATACGCAAATAGTGACAAATCTAAAACAGGCAATAAACAAGAACGAACTTGAACTCTATTTTCAATCTCAGAACAACCCGCTGACAAGTAAAATTATAGGTGCCGAGGCACTTTTGAGATGGAGGCATCAAGACAAGATGATACCGCCCGATATATTTATACCTGTAGCCGAAAAAAGCGGATTGATAGTAGAGATAGGAACTTTTGTACTAAAAAGCGGTTTTAAAACAGTTAAAAAATGGCGTGAACTTGGAATATTAAAGAGTAAAATAGCCATCAATGTCTCCGCACGCCAACTTACACATTTGGATTTTATAAACACTCTTAAAGAGATACTGGAAGAGACAGCGTGTGAAGCATCGTGGATAGAGTTGGAAATCACGGAGAGTTCCGTTTTGGAAAATCCGAAACTTGCGATAAGCTTGCTATGGCAATTAAAAGCATTGGGATTTTATATTTCAATGGATGATTTCGGTACGGGATACTCATCTCTCTCTTATCTGAAAAATCTTCCGATTGATAAACTAAAAATTGATAAATCCTTTGTGACAAATATAAGGAATGAGCCAAAAAATCAGATTATCGTTAAAACGGTTATTTTCTTGGCAAAAGAGTTAAATATACAAGTCTTGGCAGAGGGTGTAGAGATTCAAGATGAACTTGACTTTTTGGTAGAACACAAAATAGACTCTATACAAGGTTACTATTACTCAAAACCGCTTCCGTTTGATGAGATGGAGAAGTTACTGCAAAAATAATTAGAGTTCTTGCAGAACTAAAAAATAAGATTCCAAATC
This region of Sulfurimonas sp. genomic DNA includes:
- a CDS encoding EAL domain-containing protein, producing the protein MNNSLTKKHAFIVSIIYFAVSVLWITLSDAAVAFLTNDADKITILQTYKEWFFVSLTAVVIFFLSSKFFNTIHLQCIQSFEQNEKYKKTKRSLEQTKEIVAASQTELSKYETLLTTIINNSPDAVFAKDLDGKYILFNDTALKMVNMTSDEVLGKSDEMIFTPEDSLKLKEDDRAVTASGRAIIKEEEIVTNDGIRKTFLITKGTLLDKEDKTFGIFGISKDITAQKKYERYLLESKDKFYNISHINLVTNLPNRLHISEVLTEKCLENPPFYLILFDLDEFKIVNDSYGHRFGDKLLFEISKVLKEVFDSTAFIACMGGDEFGIIVNSSDKEEILVLMQKLHDKLSKPFKIDLIDVYITASSGICAYPDDAKSMEELYQAADTAMYNAKKMGKNRFSFYNAEFKKEAVAYTQIVTNLKQAINKNELELYFQSQNNPLTSKIIGAEALLRWRHQDKMIPPDIFIPVAEKSGLIVEIGTFVLKSGFKTVKKWRELGILKSKIAINVSARQLTHLDFINTLKEILEETACEASWIELEITESSVLENPKLAISLLWQLKALGFYISMDDFGTGYSSLSYLKNLPIDKLKIDKSFVTNIRNEPKNQIIVKTVIFLAKELNIQVLAEGVEIQDELDFLVEHKIDSIQGYYYSKPLPFDEMEKLLQK